The genomic window ATTTTAATGCAATATAGTGTCTTACAGATTCAAAAAAACCACACCGTCCTCCACCCTTTGTCAGTAATGGACGTGCTCTAGTCCACGAGGTGCCCTCCCCCATCTCCACCATCACCCCGTTTTGGGGGTCAAGATGGCATTCAGGAAATTTAAATGGAGGTGGCGTAATCCGTAGAGCAACCAAAATTCAGGCTGAAAATAAACTTTGGCAATCCAGTACCTTTTCTGTAAATTACAGAAAGCACCTTTTCTAAGCACAGGCTGTAAATAGCAGACACTTGAACAGAGAGCCTTGATTATGCTTCATTTCTTAAATGACCCGTCATGACAGACCCACCTCTGAGAGCCCAAGctcctcagtttatttttttattctcttcctgCCTTATTTCACCGAATGACcatgatattttttaaacatgataAGAGTTCCTAGGAAGTTACCCAGGTAAAGGGGTGATTTCTAACTAGTCAAAATACCTTATCTGGCCTTTTCTATAAGCATTAAGCCTTTCTCCCAAGCCCATGCTTAGGCTACCTACAGACAAAGGCAAAATTTAGAAAGTAAATGATAATGCAGTGTTTCTGGAGAGTGTGTTGCTTGGCACTTCGTATCTTTCCTTTACAACTCATGATGCACCTGCAGTCCATTTCATCTTCCCACCAACAGAACCGTGTTGACGTGGCACGTTTCCCGAGTTTGATGGAAAGACGTTAAGTGCCGTGGGATATACAGATGTTCTCGCCTACAAGCATTGTACCAGCCTTTTCAAAAGTGAATTTATACAAGCATGGACACTAGTTTCAATAAACGTTTTGATATTCATATTTATGAATGTTCCCTGCTCTTAGTGTTTTTAGCTTTAGCATATCTAAATTCTATAGTTATAGAGAATCTTAACACATTTGAAACACATTTGAAAGGAATGGTACTAAGTGGTGCTCCAAGAACATATGGAAAAGTaactcattttattcatttcaatgcttttttttttggccacacccagcaCATGTGGAAgatcccgggtcagggattgaacccacacaacagcagtgaccagagccaccgcagtgacaccaccaagtccttaacccactgagccaccagggaactcctcgaggCTTCTTGACGAGGTATCGTTTTACCACTGTATGAAGTGACAGGTTTATACAAGATTACTTTGAAgccatttttttacttttgggtGGTTTCCTTATCTTATTGGGGTTTGGaatcagtttctttattttcaggGGTTGTAACACTACAGCCTGCTGACCTTCAGCAAGCTTCCTTTTGGGTTTAGAGAGGTCTTCAAAGGAAGTTTCTGAAATCTCCTTGTCTCGGCTCTCCAGAGACTTGGTCTCTGAGTTCTCCTGGGGGTCTTCAGGTGTGTCCTGGAGGTCCCCGAGCCATGGAACATTCAGAGGGGGGACCCTGGGGATGATGGTGCTCACTTCATCTGCAAAGGCAGTGGTGTTTTTCCTGAAGCCCAGGGCCAAGATGCATTTTAGGCCCACGACAGGTGCGATCCTCTCGCTGAGCCGGGGCACCTGGCCGGCAGGGACGCCTCTGCTGGCGCTCAGCTGCACCAGGTGTGCAGTGACCATGGCAGGCTTGGCCGACTTACAGGCCAGCACTAAGAGCAGCTCGTTCCTCTCCAGCGCTCTGGTGACTTCGTTGACGCCGATGGCCAGCTGCTTCCGCACGTGCGCAGGGGTCCACCCTGACGCCTGGGCATCACCTTCAGACCTTTTCTCCTCCAGATCCTGGCCGGCGTCCGCAGCCATGCCACATGTGTCTCCACTCTCTTTCCCTAAAGAGGgctgctttttcttcctcttcctgtccTCCACCTTCCGAAGCCCGAGGGATTTAAACCTGTCCTCCAGCGTCTGCAGTATGAAGTGCATGTCCTCTTGCCCCAGGGTGCCCCAGCAGGTGGTGTACGGGTTGTTCAAGGAGGTCTTCACAGGCGGAGGTCTCGTCTTCCGCACAGAGCCCCTCCCCGGGGCTTGCGGGGCTGCGGCCATTTGGAAAAtccttcagagagaaggaaaacgaCAAGGGAAAATTCGTGATCACTAGACATGCGTGTCTTAAGAATATCATGGTTGTGCTCATTCTGATTCTTCAAAGGCTGATTCTGATCGGCTCTAGCAAGCCTACTTATATAGGACATATGTATACCATAGACATGTGTGACCATACACATAACCTCTCtttttaagttatatattttccccccttttttccaATGACTTGGCCCTCATTTGTATACAGGCAATTTATGAATGTTCTGTGGTACTGTGATCACAGTGaaattcttttagtttatttcatttattaaaaatgttccaTGTTTCTACTTGTTCATAATTATTTATCCTCTTAAAGGGCCTGTAGTATTAGTCTGATAGATCTGTTACCATTTTCTAAATTGCTCTCTAGGGAGGCTTCCGTCCATCCGTTCAGCCAGTAGGCACTGAGCATCTCCAACCAGAGTCGGATTAGGCGCTGGGGTTCTGCCTTCAACAAGGCCCCGGGTACAATCTGTGAGGGCCCTGGAAGCCTCTGCCATTGTGTGATTTTCTAAGAACTGGAACAGCAGAGTATGCAAGTGACAATGATGCTTTCATTCTGTGCCCTTTCTTAAGCCTCCCTGGACCCTGAGTTTCTTGTGCATCTTTCCTAAAACATCAGTACACAGTTGCCCCCTTCCTACATTCCTCTGGCTGACACTGTGATGAAAACGAGGGAAATTTGTAATGGAAGTTAAAGATATTAATCCATTAAGGCAAAACAGTAAGAGGGGGTCCTTACTGGTGAAATGTTATCCACCACTGCTCTGGAGCACATATCCTGGTCATCCTGCCCAGAGGAAACTGCATATGGCTCTTCCCTCGTTTTCTTCCTCACCTCCTTCCTGGGCTCAGCTGGGAACCACAGGGACCCATGTTGCAAAACTGAAGGAAGTTCAATTAGCCAGCTCTGGAGAAGTCTGGAGCTGGGTGGTGTCCCTGTTCTCAGGTAACCAGATTTTCTCATTCCAGATACGCCCTCATTGTAGATCTTTCATCCCATGGACACCCGCCCTCCGCAGAGCGCCCCCTGCAGGATTAGCAGTTAAGTCCCCTCCAAGTAAACTTCCACCCAGAAGCCCAGCCACTGATGCTGTTGCTGAAGGGCAGGTATTTCCGTGGGGTGAGTCAGAATGTGTGAACAATTTCTCTGTGAATTATCAGATGCTCACAAAGCACCAGTTTAACTGCCTAGCGTGTGGAGGAGGAGACGGGCTCAGGTTAAGTAAGTACCTTGCCCGAGTCACACCTGGTTTCCCAAATCCAAATTTTAATGCTCTCTCAATCCTGGCTGCACCTCAGAAATAATCTGtgactttttctttgtctttttagggccgcacctacagcatatgaaagtgcccaggctaggggttgaatcagagctgcagctgcaagcctgagccacagccacagcaaccctggatccttaacccactgggaggccagggatcaaaccctcatcctcatggatgataacAGTCATAGTTCTTAATCCGCTcaaccacaacagcaactccctaaTCTGTGACTTTTTAGTAAAACATGTGGACGGCTGGTCCTCTCAAGGTCTACTGAATCGGAATCCCTGAGGACATGGCACGGCACCTGTACTTGGAAAAAAGGCTGCCCGGGAATCTGATAGAGAATGGGGCTTGAGAACCGCCGGCGTAGGACGGGGGCCTTTCCACACCGGGCAGCCTGAGAAATGGTCCCCTGACCTCTGCTGGCCTTGGTGTTCCTTCTACGTCACCTTCTCACAGAAAATCAAAATTCAGCTCCCTAGGGCCTCCGAAGCTGCTTCCTCCACCCTGCCCCAGGGCGCAGCCCTCCCCACCCATCATCCCCACACTCCCCTCCAGCGCAGTCACGCCCCATGACGGGATTGGCAGAGGCCAGTGCCAACCCAAAGGTGGTCAGGAGGAGGGAAATAAATGACTCAGGAACGAATACAATGATCTGACAGGGGTCCTGCCAGACTGCAAACCACAGTTCACGTGCCTCAGCATCCAGACAACACGGAGGAAATACTTACAGGTACGTGCTCTGTGCATCAGCGCCTCCTGGCTTCAGAATCTAGACAGGGAGACAAGGACCAAGGGGTTCCGTTAAGATAAGTCTCATGGAATAGAATCCAAGACTAAAGTGGAATAAGTAACagaatttgaagagaaaat from Phacochoerus africanus isolate WHEZ1 chromosome 12, ROS_Pafr_v1, whole genome shotgun sequence includes these protein-coding regions:
- the RPP38 gene encoding ribonuclease P protein subunit p38 → MAAAPQAPGRGSVRKTRPPPVKTSLNNPYTTCWGTLGQEDMHFILQTLEDRFKSLGLRKVEDRKRKKKQPSLGKESGDTCGMAADAGQDLEEKRSEGDAQASGWTPAHVRKQLAIGVNEVTRALERNELLLVLACKSAKPAMVTAHLVQLSASRGVPAGQVPRLSERIAPVVGLKCILALGFRKNTTAFADEVSTIIPRVPPLNVPWLGDLQDTPEDPQENSETKSLESRDKEISETSFEDLSKPKRKLAEGQQAVVLQPLKIKKLIPNPNKIRKPPKSKKMASK